From Clostridiales bacterium, the proteins below share one genomic window:
- a CDS encoding polysaccharide deacetylase family protein → MPKDRKIGISFTWDDNFNEHYKYVAPIFKEWGCRCTFYINPGEENFTNFMANQYKELSEQGFEIGSHGFVHDHYSRLSYNDFYAQLIKSKNAITALTNKPPLTFAFPHHDFTNDMLAVARSVYKETRNTLNNTVRFSLKTKTDLESVKTALNNAINDSYNIVFSGHSVFKQQDEINNCGYEPISVKLLSSIISTIVNEYKLPILTFEELICFTQIS, encoded by the coding sequence ATGCCAAAAGATCGGAAAATCGGAATTTCATTCACTTGGGATGATAATTTCAATGAGCATTATAAATACGTCGCCCCTATATTTAAAGAGTGGGGATGTCGCTGTACATTCTATATAAATCCCGGTGAAGAAAATTTTACAAATTTTATGGCAAATCAATACAAAGAGTTATCCGAACAGGGTTTTGAAATCGGAAGCCATGGCTTTGTTCATGACCATTATTCAAGGTTGAGTTATAATGACTTTTATGCACAACTAATAAAATCTAAAAATGCTATTACGGCTTTGACAAATAAGCCGCCTTTAACATTTGCTTTCCCTCACCACGACTTTACCAACGATATGCTGGCTGTAGCTAGGTCTGTATATAAGGAAACTCGTAATACATTAAATAATACTGTGCGATTCAGTTTAAAAACAAAAACTGATTTAGAAAGTGTAAAAACCGCTTTAAATAATGCTATTAACGACTCATATAATATTGTTTTTTCCGGGCATTCAGTTTTTAAACAACAAGATGAAATTAATAATTGCGGATATGAGCCGATTTCGGTAAAATTACTTTCTTCAATCATTTCAACTATAGTAAACGAGTATAAACTGCCTATTCTGACATTTGAAGAATTGATTTGTTTTACACAAATTTCATAA
- a CDS encoding glycosyltransferase family 2 protein — translation MKETPVLSVIIPTYNTSDLLGRCIEYVLNQTLQEIEIIIIDDCSTDTTEQVINHYINKTDKKIKHIKNAKNSGIGYSRNIGIDLSEGEFIAFVDSDDWVDSSLFSTIIMKMQEENADIGIFGVKDEFDDCNSSKKRYDYKYNILDNEFALRLLSRSENNDVYISPMVTQKVYRKSFLKNNNIFFRTNCYFDDVEFTFMCFTYSCKLISVPDVFYHYYQRNGSLMHSFSKKHIDDFWEVMSHLKLMLENKHIWERYKQFYYKYFHKTLRSLMNTMFSSEQLVVNQKKYLLYFLNKSKTFSINELIEYWDIGYIRRLLL, via the coding sequence ATGAAAGAGACGCCTGTTTTGTCAGTAATAATTCCGACGTATAACACTTCAGATCTTTTAGGAAGATGTATTGAATATGTGTTAAACCAAACTTTACAAGAAATAGAAATTATTATTATTGACGACTGCTCAACCGATACAACTGAGCAAGTCATTAATCACTATATCAATAAAACTGACAAAAAAATAAAGCACATTAAAAACGCAAAAAATAGTGGTATTGGCTACTCAAGGAATATAGGCATCGATTTATCTGAGGGTGAATTTATAGCTTTTGTTGACAGCGATGATTGGGTGGATAGTTCCCTTTTTTCCACAATAATAATGAAAATGCAAGAGGAAAATGCTGACATCGGAATTTTTGGTGTTAAAGATGAATTCGATGATTGCAATTCGTCGAAGAAGAGATATGATTATAAATATAATATATTAGACAATGAATTCGCATTACGCCTTCTATCGCGTTCAGAAAATAATGACGTTTATATAAGCCCTATGGTGACGCAAAAAGTATATAGGAAAAGTTTCCTAAAAAACAACAACATTTTTTTTCGCACGAATTGTTATTTTGATGATGTTGAGTTTACTTTCATGTGCTTTACTTATTCATGTAAATTGATATCGGTTCCGGATGTTTTCTACCATTACTATCAACGGAACGGATCATTAATGCACAGTTTTTCCAAAAAGCATATAGATGATTTCTGGGAGGTTATGTCCCATTTAAAGCTTATGCTTGAGAACAAACATATTTGGGAAAGATACAAACAATTTTATTACAAATATTTTCATAAAACATTACGATCTTTAATGAATACTATGTTTTCAAGTGAACAATTGGTTGTCAATCAAAAAAAGTATTTGCTATACTTTTTAAATAAATCGAAAACATTTAGTATTAACGAGTTAATTGAGTATTGGGATATAGGTTATATACGACGACTACTATTATAG